Sequence from the Bremerella volcania genome:
GGCGAATTCCGCACGTTCCGCGCTGAATCGACGCCCAGGTCGATTCTCGGTCCTTTCCGACCGATGTGATCAGTCCGATTCCGGTAATGACAACCGGATCTTTCGCGTCTTCTTTGGTCAAGTTGCGTATTCCAACCGCTGGAGTGCCATAGCTGCCTCGCCGCTTGATCTCCCTATCGAGCGGGCTTTCGAGGCCATCGTGTGGGAAAGTTACCCAATCCCGGATTTCGGTTCCAGTTCAGTTTCTTGCGAAGCCATAGACAAAGAAATGCCCGGGAAAACCGCATATCTGTAAAGAATTGCCAAATTTTGCTCAAGAAAGGTTGTCAAACGGCGTGCACCGGATAAACTCTCTGCTGTGGGAAATTAACCCACAAAGGATCAAAACACATTATTGACGTGGGAAACTAACCCAAAAAGGGCGTTTGGCGGTTTTCCTGTATGAAAACAAAAACGCATGGGGTCGGACGAGTTCATTCTGGGGGAATACAGCCGCACGCTGGACGACCGGTTCCGGTTGTCGATTCCCACGCAGATTACCGACCTCATTTCACCAAAGGGGGACGACCTGATCCTGGTCAAAGAACGGCCGGGATGCTTGAGCTTATGGAACGGACCGCAGTGGCAAGGAAAGCTGGATGCCGGAGTGAACTTGGTTCACGCGAAGATCGCCGCTGGCAAGCTGGAAAACAAAATTGCGGACGTCCAACTCTTGGGTCGACTACTTTCCACACGACAACGCAACGTCACGCTGGCCGGAAAAGGGAGATTGCTGATACCGGAGGGATTTCGGGAGTTCTTGGGGGTCGAAGCCGGCGGAGAAGTCTTGATCGTCGGTGCCGCCGTGTGTGTCGAAATCTGGAAGCCAGAAGCGTGGCTCAATAATCTCGAAGAGAAGATGCCGGAGTTCCGATCGTTGCTGGATCAGCTCAGCGGCTAATACCAAATCGCATGGAGTCACTCGTTTGCTAGGGAATTGATCGAACGTCGTTAACCCTGTTTTGTTCCGTAACGACTCGGATCAATGACAAGATACCAGGGATGGCCTTTCAGGCATGGATGCCTACCTTTAAATTCCCTAGCAAACTACGGCCCCGCGGTTGAGAATAGTCCACTCAACCGCGGGGCTTTTTTGTGCGCAAGCCCAATGTGCCCCAACAAGGCGTCTACCCGTGAGCGACTGCCACGTAAGCCATCCGCAGTTGATGCAGAACACTTTCCAGCGCAGCCTTTTCCTGCGGATCAAGATTCCCTTTCGTCTTCTCTTCCAGCACGGCCAGAAGGTCGATCATGTGTTTGGCAACCTCGGGATGCTTCGTCGCTTGCCCTGTCGCCGGATCGGGGATATGCCCCATGGCCGAGA
This genomic interval carries:
- a CDS encoding division/cell wall cluster transcriptional repressor MraZ; translated protein: MGSDEFILGEYSRTLDDRFRLSIPTQITDLISPKGDDLILVKERPGCLSLWNGPQWQGKLDAGVNLVHAKIAAGKLENKIADVQLLGRLLSTRQRNVTLAGKGRLLIPEGFREFLGVEAGGEVLIVGAAVCVEIWKPEAWLNNLEEKMPEFRSLLDQLSG